The genomic region CAAGTTTGAGGATAACACAGACGAAACGCAAATCCCGCGGCAGTACATCCCGTTTATTGAGAAGGCGTTGGAAGGTGCTACGGGAACAGGTCCGCGCATCGGATATCCGATGCAGGATGTAAAGATTAGCCTTACAGGTGGGTCCTACCACCCAACGGATTCTTCGGAAGTCGCGTTCGAAGCAGCAGCAGTCTTGGCGTTTGAAAATGCGACCAGAAAAGCCAACCCTTTGTTGTTAGAACCTGTCATGCGGATGCATATTACTGTTTCTGATGAACATGTCGGCAAAGTCATTGGTGATCTGAATTCCCGTCGGGCACAGATTAATGAAAGCACAACCCAAGATACCTCCGACACAGGACGCCCTTCGCCATCGATCCAAAATGTCATCAATGCTTTCATTCCACTCTCAGAAACGTTTCAGTACACAACGCGACTTCGCTCAATGACACAGGGACGCGGTGCATTTACCCTGGAATTTTCACACTATGAGGTTGTGCCGTCGTCTCTTGCCCCCGACCTGAATCGTGTCAGTTCGGCTTAGCGCATTCAATGTCCGTGTGCCTTCATCACCTTTTGCAGTTCGACCAACGGAATCGCATACATCGTTCTGCCTTCGCGTCCGGTGGTTGTCGTCGCCATTGTCATGGAATTGATGATAGCCTCTTCTGTGGCTTCAATAACCGCTTGAAAGAGCGAACTCAAACGCCAATTGACGAGCATTTGGATTTCAAAAGTGCCATTTTCGGTGCTATTTGGAAAAATGTTCGCGGTGGAAAAGGCAATGACGAATTCCCCACTACCGTCCGTACTCGGCGTGCCTGTGCGAGCCAATCCATGTGTAGCACGGATCGCTACCTGTTTCAATTGGCGATGTGTCAACGGGGCATCTGTTGCGATAACAATAATGAACGAGCCATCTCTTCCCGGTTTCGGTGGGGAACCGCTGATTTCCTCGCCAACAGGAACCCCATCAATTCGCAGTTGCGAACGACGTCCACCGTTGGAATTAACAAGGACCCCGACTGTCCATCCACCGCGTTCTTCAGGCAGGACGCGGGAGGCTGTGCCGATCCCGGCTTTAAACCCATAGCATCGCATGCCAGTACCGCCTCCGACGCTTCCTTCAGTTACGGGACCCTCTGTGGCGTTCTCAATCGCTTCAATCGCATGCTGTGCTGTGATGTGGAGTCCGCTGATGTCGTTCAAACCACCGTCGTAGCATTCCGCTACAATGGGTAACACAATATTGTTGTCTGGATAGCGTTTCACGATGTAACGCACAACACCATCATGGACTGCCCCGACACTGAGTGTATTTGTAAGCAAAATGGGAGATTCAATCCATCCGGCTTGATTGATACGGGCAATGCCGGTTGCTTCACCATTACCGTGAATAGTGTATGCCGCGCCGAACAGGCGTGCTGTCCAAATATCATCACTTGGAAGGATAGCGGTAACCCCTGTCCGAATTGAATCGCCTTCGTTTAGCGTAACGTGTCCGACTTTCACACCCTCTACGTCAGTGATGGCATTGTGCGTGCCGGTTGGAAGGGTTCCTATTTGGATACCGATGTCGCGGGCGCGGGCGCGAGTATCTGAGCCTGTCGATTCAGCGTTTACGCTGGATATAAAACATGCCCAAAATACACCTGTGAGAACGATAAAAATCAACATTTTCGTGTCGCACGGGTTCTCAATACCTTGCACCGTTTTAAGAAATTTTTTCATCTAACATTCGCGATTTGGAAATCTCCTCATTCATGGTGAGCAGAAAAACCGCCCTTTCTTTTAATTTGACTTTCGTCAGTTTTTGTGATACAATAATTGTATCGTGTTGGCAGACATGTCAAGCATTGCCTCTCGGCAATGTGTCTGCCGCCTACTTGACAGGGAATAAACGCACGATACACGATAGACCGTGATTTTGACT from Candidatus Poribacteria bacterium harbors:
- a CDS encoding P1 family peptidase, translating into MLIFIVLTGVFWACFISSVNAESTGSDTRARARDIGIQIGTLPTGTHNAITDVEGVKVGHVTLNEGDSIRTGVTAILPSDDIWTARLFGAAYTIHGNGEATGIARINQAGWIESPILLTNTLSVGAVHDGVVRYIVKRYPDNNIVLPIVAECYDGGLNDISGLHITAQHAIEAIENATEGPVTEGSVGGGTGMRCYGFKAGIGTASRVLPEERGGWTVGVLVNSNGGRRSQLRIDGVPVGEEISGSPPKPGRDGSFIIVIATDAPLTHRQLKQVAIRATHGLARTGTPSTDGSGEFVIAFSTANIFPNSTENGTFEIQMLVNWRLSSLFQAVIEATEEAIINSMTMATTTTGREGRTMYAIPLVELQKVMKAHGH